The following nucleotide sequence is from Drosophila kikkawai strain 14028-0561.14 chromosome 2L, DkikHiC1v2, whole genome shotgun sequence.
GAGAGCAAGCCAAAGTCCAGGGATCTCTGGGGTTTATCTGGGTGTTTGGGGGGTCAGGGAAATACCTTAAAAAGGGGGAAATCTTCCCAAATCAGCAGCTCTTTAAATTCTGGAAGACTCTAGAACATTCTctcataaaataattataaataaactcagcttaaagataaaaataagtatgataaaattatttacaacgTGACGAAATCATTTACCCAACGTGAATATCTTAAGAGTGCCTTTAGCTTatcaataaaatatgtttGGTCACAGCTCTCAGTCTGTGTTTAACTTTTGAGATTTGTAGTTGTCGTCGCAATGAAATTTTTGTTCGCTGTGTCAGCGATATTTGCGTATACTATTCACCAAGCCCTTGGGTTTTGTGAGAGACCCACAGACCTGGTACATGGCTCTGTCAGGAATTTTCCCAAGAATAGATGGATATTTGATTGTGATCAAGGATATGAAATTCAAGGGAGATCAGAGATTACCTGCATTAATGATTTACTAAGAGGAGAGCGACCATTTTGTGCCAGTGAgtggttaaaaaaataaaataatatatacctTAATGCCAAGAAATACTGCttcaaataacaaaatatttaataaatataactttTAATCCCTCTCCATCAGAAACTGGCTGTAAAGAACTTGAGACTCCGAAAAATGGAAAGCTAATAAACCCGAAAGGCCTTAAGGCAGAGATCAACTGCGACAAAGACTACGTTTTGTTTGGCAATAAATACACTTATTGCGATGGCAACGACTGGCAAATCCGTTTAGGAACTTGCCAAGCAACCCAAAACTATTCCTGTGACTTTGAGCGGGAGGATCTCTGCGGTTGGACTTTTCCTCATAGTAAACCTCAACCTTGGAGCCGCATTAGCACATCGTCCAGCTTTCATTCCATCAAGACGGGTCCCCAGCGGGATCACACCTTCCAGAATGACAACGAGGGGCACTTTATCCGTATGGAGACCCAGAGTGGAGTTACGGGCAGTTACCATTTTGAGTCTCCAGTTTATCCGCAGCATCTGAGCTTGGGAAATACCACCTGCTTTCAGTTTCACTTTTTCATGTTCGGCGAAGGAGTTGAAAGTCTGTTTGTGTCGATAAAACCTGCCTCTATGGCTGTGGCTGAGATGTGGGAGAAGTTTGAGAAAAAGTaagaagaaaacgaaaaatatagaataacaaaatattaataaaatatatactcgTTAATTTTCAGCTCCACTCAATTCCAAAAGTGCGGAAATCTGGGCAACAAATGGTATGAACACTCTATTCCTATCACTGAGATGAACGAAGACTTCCAGATAATCTTCACAGTCACGGATGCCCAGTCCCGTTTCGGAGACATTGCCATCGATGATGTCAAGTTCCTGGAGACGCAGGAGGAATGCAAGGAGGCTTTTGTCGTAAAAGATCCTTGTCTACCCAAAACTACTGTGAATAGTGGAACGAAAAACACAAATACCTgtcattattttaatttagctTTAATTAGTTTGGCAGTTATAATTACAGggctaaaaaatgttaataaataaaaaatgttagcCCCTCTACGCAGCAGAATAccagtaaaatatataatacatttttaaatcgtaataattaaatatttaggtttatatagaattaaattttgtaatatcagcttcaaataataaataaacaagttaTCAAAAACATATGACAAATAGCTTTCTCGCAATTTTTAATAGAAGTCTCTGAGCTACAGTGAATTCTGAGAAAAGGCCATTTCGCCATTTTGCGAACATTCgagaatttaaaatcaaaaagtttCTCTTAATCGGTGCCAAATAAGAAGCTTGTACAGGGTCTAATTGGAATACAAACGCTTCCTCAAAGGGAAGCTCAAGCCGGCACTGGGTTCAATGAATAAGTCAGTTGCATTTCCGCTTTAGAGTTATCCACATGTAGCCACGGAATGGAATTTCACTGGGTCCTAGGTTTCGGGCTGCTCCTGATATACAGGGTCAATCCCATAGATGGAGTTTGTGGCAGCGGTGTGGTCCTGGAGAATGGAGAAATCACAGTATTTAGGGATGCAATTATGGCTACTTTCCGGTGTAATCGCGGATATAAGCTCCAAGGAAATTCCATTGCGAACTGCGATCTTCATGGACGCCTCAGGGGCCAGAGACCCTATTGTGCCAGTGAGTGGCGAATATCCACTGTAATCTCAGCTATAAAATTCTTGTAAtaattttcctctttttcccACAGAGAGTGGTTGCCCGGAGCAGGATACAAAGGAACACGGAGTTGTGTTCTATTTTGAATTAAGGTCGCAGATCCTTTGCCACGAAGGCTATGTCCTGATGGGAAATCGGGTTGCCTACTGCGATGGAGAGCAATGGAACACGCAACTGGGCACTTGCATCAAAAGTAACCATACCCAGGATCACTCCTGCGATTTTGAGACCGAGGATCAGTGCGGCTGGTACACGGAGACGACATTCCGACGTCCCTGGAAGCGAATCAGCACGGTGGCCGACTTCCATTCGGCGAATACTGGACCCCAACATGATCACACCTTTCGGAACCAGTCCGGTGGCCACTACATGCGCATGGAGACGCAAAGGGGTGCCTTTGGAAGCTACCACCTGATCTCGCCGATCTACCCCAGGGCCTTGAGCCTGAAGACCGCCTGTTGCTTCCGCTTCCACTACTTTATGTACGGCGAAGGAGTCGACAGTCTGGTGGTGTCCGTAAAGCCAGTCTCGATGCCGATGGCTACCATGTGGAACCAGTTCAGGACCAAGTGAGTTTCTCAGCAGCGGATGTGCACTAAATAATAGCACAAAATATTATTCTTGcagcttttaaaaaaaatgtccctagataagtaaataaaaattgacctCTTCTCGCCTTTAGCTCCAGCAAATTTAAAATGACGGGCTCCCAGGGCACCAAGTGGCTGGAACACACGATCACCATCGACGAGATGCAGGAGGACTTCCAGGTGATCTTCACGGCCACGGATGCCCGATCCCGATTCGGCGATATTGCCATCGACGACGTTAAGCTGATGACTGGCAAGGATTGTGGAGTGGGCGAGTTCACCACAACGACGGAGACAACTGACGCTACCGAGGCGGAGCTGGTTTTTTCCATGATGAACTGCACCGGTCGGTGTGGCCAAGCGATAAGCCCGGAAAGGATTATTGTGTTCTCCAAAAAAGGACTGGACTTGGGATGTGGCTGTGATGATGACTGCACGATCCACGACAATTGTTGCTTGGACTATGTCGAGGAGTGTGTAAAGGGAATATACACATCGTCCGATAATTATGGTGAAACTTCACCTACAACTGTGACTATACCAACAACTATACCAACAACTGATCAAACAACTATTCAACCAAATATACAAACAACTACTCCAGAAGAATGTAAGGAAACTTTTGACGTAAGGGATCCTTGCCTACCCAAACCTAATGTGCACAGTggcacaataaatataaataagttgcATACTTTTAATTTGCCTTTGATTAGTTTGGCAGTTATAATAATGTGGGCTTAATAATATAAgccaataaaattaataaagagcATTAAAAAATTCCTAAATTGTGATAagttaatatttgtttagagAGCATTCATTTCGAAATTTCAGCTTTATAGTTTTATCAAGCCTTCTACACAATTTTGCATAATAAAATCTCAAGGTCAGCTGTCACTTATTGCATTATAATTACAGCTTGCTTTCTCGCATTATACAATACATTTATCTGACCTACAGTGAATTCTGAATGAACGGCGACAAAGGTCTTATCTTCAGAGTTATGCGGATCCGGAGACCAGGCCACCCGGCATTTTGCAATCGCTCGAGAACTTGGTACTTAGAAACCCACTCGTAGCCACTCGTCACCATATCTCTCTTCTCTCACTCGGCTGTAAACAACAAGTAGCCCGGACAGGGAATTATCGAGAAAAAGTCGTATCTTCAAAGAGAAGCCCAAGCCGGCGCTGGGTTCTATTGATAAGTCCGTGCTCGAGCTCAGTCACTCTTCCGCTTTTGAGTTATCCACACGTTGCCACGGAATGGAAGTTCACTGGGTCCTCGGTCTCGGCCTGCTCCTAATATACGGTGCAGATCCCACAAATGGACGCTGTGAGAGGGGTTTGGTCCTGGAGCATGGCCTCATAATGTTTCGCGGTAGAAATGTGGTTCGTTTCCGGTGCAATCGCGGCTATACGCTCCTGGGAAGTTCGATTGCGACCTGCGATCGGGATGGACGCCTCAGGGGCGAGAGACCTTTTTGTGCCAGTGAGTGAAGGAATATCCATAGTAATCTCAGCTATAATATTCATGTTTTTTCCACAGAAAGTGGTTGTCCTGATCAGGATTCACAGAGGAACGGAATAAGGCTCAATCTTGGTCCAAAGGCGGTGACCGTTTGCAACGACGGCTATGTCCTGGTGGGCAGTCGTGCTGCCTACTGCGATGGAGAGCAGTGGAACACGCAGCTGGGCTCTTGCCTCAGGAGCAACCATACCCAGGATCACTCCTGCGATTTTGAGAGCGAGGATCAGTGCGGCTGGGACACGGAGACGACATTCCGGCGTCCCTGGAAGCGAATCAGCACGGTGGTCGATTTTCATTCGACGAAGACTGGACCCCAGCACGATCACACTTTCCGGAACCACTCCGGCGGCCACTACATGCGCATGGAGACGCAGAGTGGTGCCTTTGGAAGCTACCACCTGATCTCGCCGATCTATCCCAGGGCCTTGAGCCTGAAGACCGCCTGCTGCTTCCGCTTCCACTACTTTATGTACGGCGAAGGAGTAGACAGCCTGGTGGTGTCCGTGAAGCCAGTCTCGATGCCGATGGCTACCATGTGGAACCGATTCAGGGCCAAGTGAGTCTCTCGGCAGCGGATGTGCCCTGCGATAAGAACACTCCATGAATATTAACGTTTAACTTGCAGCTTGAAGAAACGTTTCTAAGTTTTCCCTGATTAAGTGAATAAAACTTTACACATTCTCGTTTTCAGTTCCAGCAAATTTGAGATGACCGGCACCCAGGGAGCCGAGTGGCTGGAGCACACGATCACCATCGACGAGATGCAGGAAGACTTCCAGGTGATCTTCACGGCCACGGATGCCCGATCCCGATTCGGCGATATTGCCATCGACGACGTTAAGCTGATGACTGGCAAGGATTGTGGAGTGGGAGAGTTCACCACAACGACGGAGACAACAGACGCTACCGAGCCGGATCTGGTTTTCTCCATGATGAACTGCACCGGTCGGTGCGGTCAAGCGATAAGCCCGGAAGCGATAATTGTGTTCACCAAAAAAGGAATAGCCTTGGGCTGTGGCTGTGATGATGACTGCACGATCTTCGACAATTGTTGCTTGGACTATGTCGAGGAGTGTGTGAAGGGGATTTATACATCACCCAGTGATTATGACGTAACTTCACCAACACCTGCAACCACTAAACTAACAACTATACCAACTACTATACCAACCACTAAACCAACCACTAAACCAACTACTAAGCCCACCACTATACCAACCACTATTCCAACAACTATTccaacaactacaactacaacaacaacaacaactacaactacacCAAAGCCTACCACAACTCCTACTACCACACGAAAGCCAATTGTTATAACCActaaaccaacaacaactactTCAACAACTCCTAAGCCCACaataaaaacaacgaaaaaaatGCCAGTGAACACAACAACAGCTACACCAAAGTCACTAACAACTAAAAAAGTGGttacaacaataacagcaagTACACCAGCAAAGGAACACATTATTACAACCGACAACAAACCTATTACAAGtaagaatattaatattatcaatatttcataatacaatacaaaaaaaacaattaattacaTCCTACAGTCAGCATCAATGAGCTCATGAAGAAACGCATTACTTGGAAAGTGGATCCCGACGATATTGCTGGACATATGCCCGTTCACGGAAGTTCACCCAATCCGGCCTTGATAGTGCTATACCTGCTCATCGCCGTTGTACTGGTGGTGGTCCTTGGCAATGTCACCCATCGATGGTTAATTCCACTGGCTGATGAAAACCGTAGAAACGAGAAGGCGGTTAGCTTCAAGAGAGCAATTGCCGGGCTTAGGAAGCCGGGCAGATTTTCCCGGAATCGTAGGAACAGCCTAGATCAGCCATTGTGCGATACCGATAACGAGGATGGGGATTACTTTGAAACGGACGGCACGAGATTTGAGGAAATGGGCGTGGACATACGGAATGTGTCAGATCTATAAGGGCGCTTCGGGTCCCTAAACAAACCTCTCGAATAGGGGACACACAGAAGGAGTCCCTTATCAACGTTGTATATGCCTATTGTATAGGAAAAATTGTAACCGATTTGTGCGAGAAAAACTACCATATAATAGatttgagaaaataaaaattttaaactttactggtatttaaaataacaaatcagtgaaatttataaatttatataattatatttgtaataGCAGCAATTTTTTCTGCCACGCAATTAAagtataattatatataattccaATTTCAATTGCAGTGATTTTTGGAAATGATTAAATAATCAAACCTCAAGCTATGTTAGACTTCCATAAACATTAACGCTGGCCCTCATCTCCCCATAGATATACCACTTAGAGCAAAATCCGTATTCGCCCTTCGGAAATGGCAAGACCTTTGTCAGTTGTTTGTTCATATGCGCAATGGATACTTTGTTAACTATAACATTCTGGAAAATACATTCAATTTAAAGCTACTTCGATCTACTTACGTCAAAGGGACAAGAATGATTTATATCGGAAAactgtgaaaaaaaaattgtaaaatatatgcCATCACTGGTGATGAACTAGGATGATCTATAAATTTGCAAGCATCAACTGTGACATTATACAGATATGGCTTATAACCATTGAGTCTTTTATAAATGGCAAAATTAGCCTGCGattgaaattcaaataagttaaaatatattatttcatcaAGAATTTATAGCATTCTTTGATTTTATCGGCGGGCCCCTGATGCAATGTCACTTTCAAGGATCCATATTTATAGGTTCGATTCACAGACTTCAAGAGGCAGTATTCAAAGGAGCAGAAGGATTCATCAAAACAAGTGCACTTAATGTTTGTGAACTCATAGTCGGAGAATATGTTGGGTAAGAAAGGGATTGATGGGTAACAGCTTTAGGAATTAAGGCATAAAAACTTACTTAACCGATCAGAGAAATAATCAGAAAAACGCGGAGAAACGTAGAACACTTGCGCAACATTGTGACTGTTAAATGATCGTGAAAACTGCGAATTAAATAACCGAAAATGAGTATTTTGTTATGCTTATTGAACATATAATAGCTGTATTATAATTGTATAAAATGATGTGATATCTAtggatattaaatatttataatattagtATGAATGCAATTACAAGCCTTAATAACCAagtattgaaaaaatattatctgATTATATTATAGTTCAAAGTTTATCAATTTTGAATTCGAATTTccccttttaatttttaatcgtTTCAAGACATAGATAAACAACTCAAGAAGGTTCCGCAGAAAACCCTCCTTGAATAACTATGAATAACCCAATCAAATTAGGTTATATTATGTTTATGAAAAGGGAAAAAATGTTCTTTCTCAACGCTGGGCACAGGTGGGAAAGCAAAGAGGGTCTGCCATCGAATAAAGTTAACCCCCGGGATTGAATCACTTTTGGGCGCATTTAACGAGCATCGAAAAGGGCGACGGCTCGCGCTCTCCTTCCCCGATCCCCGCTACCTCTAATCAAATCTTGTGGGGAGTGTCAGTTACTCGGAGGATTGGCCTCGGGCTTCTTGGCTCCTTTTCCTCTAATTTCCCTCCTGCAGATGCTGATGCGgctgtcagtcagtcagttccccagaccaaaaaaaaaaccctaaccCTCGCCTTGGTATCCCGGGTGTTGCACGTGTCCTGCCAGCGGCTGTTGCAaccaccgaaaaaaaaataaaaactcaccAAGAACAGGGGGACCAATAGACAAAACCCAAGCCGAAgcccaagccaaagccaaagcaaccACCAACCGAGTTTCCCCGAGTTTTCCGGGGGCAGACTCGTGTTTTAACAGCGGCTTTCGGTTGTGATTTAGTGGCAGCTTAGCGTCTGGCACGGGACCAGTTACCAGTAACCAGCTACCGCACTGCCTCTGCcatgcactgaaaaaaatggtCTACTTAATATggtaatattattatatattatttttaaaagaaagaaaagtatTTATGAAACGTTTGTAACaagaaaaactatttttaaaagtaaataataattttaaaaaaatatataaaatattaaataaaatatgtaaattgttaaaagtttaattttaacttgaagtaaataatttatagaagTTATAAACATTTTGGCACACAAATATAATTAGTTATCTAGTTTCTAATACAAATTTGCATccttaattaacaaaaacaattctTAAGACAATTTactataatttttctttccgTTTAAGAACGATTTGTGCGGCTCTCagcagaaatatatttttctgggCATTTCATGCAATTATTGCCCCTGGACCAGACATCTCCCAGACCGAGAAAAGCGAGTTTGCACGCTCAACAAATTTTCACACAAGATTTTCCAGCCTCGCTTTGCATTCCTGCTTACCCCGCTCCACCGAAAAACATGGTTCACCCTTGTCGGTTTTTTGGGATTCCCCCTcttccctgctgctgcttcctgAATTTTCTGAGCCTCCCAAAAATTTCTTCCTGTTTGCCATTGTGATTTAAcgccgtcgccgtcgtcgtcgttctCTATCGACTTCTCACACATCATTTGGCTGCGGAAAATTCTCCCGTTTTccctgtttgtttttttttctcgcccTTCTTtgggttttaattaaaaaagcatTTTGATGATGGGCCAGACAGGAGGCGTGCCTCGAGTTGCTTTTGCCGCATTTCTGGCCCTAATGCCCATTGAGGCCCTAATTAAATGGTAAGTAAGTCGGCTTATCTGCGGACTTGGATGGGTTAAAGATGGGTTCGTACTTTTGGGCGGGTTTTGGGTtgtgtaatttttttgttttttgtttttaggcTGCAATGCATCGTAAATTTTCATGGGGACAAATTTTTGCATGCCACCCAAAGAGG
It contains:
- the Sr-CIII gene encoding neuropilin-1a; the protein is MKFLFAVSAIFAYTIHQALGFCERPTDLVHGSVRNFPKNRWIFDCDQGYEIQGRSEITCINDLLRGERPFCAKTGCKELETPKNGKLINPKGLKAEINCDKDYVLFGNKYTYCDGNDWQIRLGTCQATQNYSCDFEREDLCGWTFPHSKPQPWSRISTSSSFHSIKTGPQRDHTFQNDNEGHFIRMETQSGVTGSYHFESPVYPQHLSLGNTTCFQFHFFMFGEGVESLFVSIKPASMAVAEMWEKFEKNSTQFQKCGNLGNKWYEHSIPITEMNEDFQIIFTVTDAQSRFGDIAIDDVKFLETQEECKEAFVVKDPCLPKTTVNSGTKNTNTCHYFNLALISLAVIITGLKNVNK
- the LOC108086048 gene encoding uncharacterized protein, encoding MEFHWVLGFGLLLIYRVNPIDGVCGSGVVLENGEITVFRDAIMATFRCNRGYKLQGNSIANCDLHGRLRGQRPYCAKSGCPEQDTKEHGVVFYFELRSQILCHEGYVLMGNRVAYCDGEQWNTQLGTCIKSNHTQDHSCDFETEDQCGWYTETTFRRPWKRISTVADFHSANTGPQHDHTFRNQSGGHYMRMETQRGAFGSYHLISPIYPRALSLKTACCFRFHYFMYGEGVDSLVVSVKPVSMPMATMWNQFRTNSSKFKMTGSQGTKWLEHTITIDEMQEDFQVIFTATDARSRFGDIAIDDVKLMTGKDCGVGEFTTTTETTDATEAELVFSMMNCTGRCGQAISPERIIVFSKKGLDLGCGCDDDCTIHDNCCLDYVEECVKGIYTSSDNYGETSPTTVTIPTTIPTTDQTTIQPNIQTTTPEECKETFDVRDPCLPKPNVHSGTININKLHTFNLPLISLAVIIMWA
- the LOC108086121 gene encoding zonadhesin-like; this encodes MEVHWVLGLGLLLIYGADPTNGRCERGLVLEHGLIMFRGRNVVRFRCNRGYTLLGSSIATCDRDGRLRGERPFCAKSGCPDQDSQRNGIRLNLGPKAVTVCNDGYVLVGSRAAYCDGEQWNTQLGSCLRSNHTQDHSCDFESEDQCGWDTETTFRRPWKRISTVVDFHSTKTGPQHDHTFRNHSGGHYMRMETQSGAFGSYHLISPIYPRALSLKTACCFRFHYFMYGEGVDSLVVSVKPVSMPMATMWNRFRANSSKFEMTGTQGAEWLEHTITIDEMQEDFQVIFTATDARSRFGDIAIDDVKLMTGKDCGVGEFTTTTETTDATEPDLVFSMMNCTGRCGQAISPEAIIVFTKKGIALGCGCDDDCTIFDNCCLDYVEECVKGIYTSPSDYDVTSPTPATTKLTTIPTTIPTTKPTTKPTTKPTTIPTTIPTTIPTTTTTTTTTTTTTPKPTTTPTTTRKPIVITTKPTTTTSTTPKPTIKTTKKMPVNTTTATPKSLTTKKVVTTITASTPAKEHIITTDNKPITISINELMKKRITWKVDPDDIAGHMPVHGSSPNPALIVLYLLIAVVLVVVLGNVTHRWLIPLADENRRNEKAVSFKRAIAGLRKPGRFSRNRRNSLDQPLCDTDNEDGDYFETDGTRFEEMGVDIRNVSDL